From the genome of Phaeodactylum tricornutum CCAP 1055/1 chromosome 13, whole genome shotgun sequence, one region includes:
- a CDS encoding predicted protein: MPSLFPSYEPTLVPSALPSFSPSATPSEVPSTLPSSHPSTGPSLGPSKAPSGNPTSGPSHQPSTLPSVAPSLVPSSLSSAVPSLHSSEVPSQEPTLVPSALPSFPPSATPSEAPSTLPSGHTSTGPSLGPSKAPSGNPTSGPSPQPSSFPSTIPSDISSKPLSDVPSKSPSVGSIKEPTPDPFPGSTMLPSTSPTRRPTVSPSEPPSRPPLSVPNFLPTIPIASPSQGPSLRPVLPLSFDCSLKSSGSRRSCSLDGDCTGVGRVCTGYNPTQGACSGQCAKIWCGVGRCSESKDCSWGQKCANGDARTACSGKCQNTFAFRRPSYNGFDFRRIVLPSFGRSPTGPAPSGKKHNRQRKKASKAAKNRKKSKSSSASTVSTSSSSQAQKALALQSASAAT, encoded by the exons atgccgagtCTTTTTCCAAGCTATGAACCCACTTTGGTGCCGTCGGCGCTTCCCAGCTTTTCTCCAAGCGCGACACCTAGTGAGGTTCCTAGTACACTCCCGTCTAGTCATCCGTCGACTGGACCAAGTCTTGGTCCAAGCAAAGCTCCTAGTGGAAATCCCACCTCTGGACCGTCTCATCAGCCCAGCACTCTGCCGAGCGTGGCGCCAAGTCTCGTCCCGTCGAGTCTCTCATCAGCAGTACCGAGTCTTCATTCAAGTGAAGTACCTAGCCAAGAACCCACTTTGGTGCCGTCGGCGCTTCCCAGCTTTCCTCCAAGCGCGACACCTAGTGAGGCTCCTAGTACACTGCCGTCTGGTCATACGTCGACTGGACCAAGTCTTGGTCCCAGCAAAGCTCCTAGTGGAAATCCTACCTCGGGACCGTCTCCTCAGCCTAGCTCTTTTCCAAGCACCATTCCAAGTGATATTTCCAGTAAACCATTGAGTGATGTACCGTCCAAATCACCAAGTGTCGGTTCCATCAAAGAACCTACCCCAGACCCCTTTCCAGGATCAACAATGCTTCCTAGTACTTCCCCCACTCGAAGGCCAACAGTGTCGCCCAGCGAACCGCCATCAAGACCACCGCTCAGTGTCCCAAAT TTCCTCCCCACCATACCTATCGCTTCTCCCAGCCAAGGGCCTTCTCTGCGTCCAGTACTGCCACTCTCCTTTGACTGTTCTCTCAAAAGCAGCGGATCACGAAGATCTTGCTCGTTAGACGGTGATTGTACAGGAGTCGGACGTGTGTGTACGGGATACAACCCAACACAAGGTGCTTGTTCTGGACAATGCGCCAAGATCTGGTGTGGAGTAGGTCGCTGTTCTGAGTCTAAGGACTGCTCCTGGGGTCAAAAATGCGCGAACGGCGACGCCAGGACTGCTTGCTCTGGAAAGTGCCAAAATACATTTGCTTTTCGTCGCCCCTCATACAATGGATTCGATTTTCGCCGCATTGTCTTACCGTCATTTGGAAGAAGTCCGACCGGACCGGCCCCTTCTGGCAAGAAACATAACCGACAGCGCAAGAAAGCCTCAAAGGCTGCCAAgaatcggaagaagagcAAATCTAGTTCCGCCTCCACCGTTTCGACTTCGTCCTCTAGCCAAGCACAAAAAGCACTGGCACTACAAAGCGCTTCGGCTGCCACG
- a CDS encoding predicted protein, with product PSPTPSNTPSVVPSEKPSTAPSEKPSTQPTKAPSTIPSLVPSKRPSERPSNTPSEEPSPVPTNRP from the coding sequence CCCTCGCCCACTCCATCGAATACACCCAGCGTCGTCCCGAGCGAGAAGCCTAGTACAGCTCCTAGCGAGAAACCTAGTACACAGCCAACAAAAGCTCCCTCTACTATCCCAAGTCTAGTACCAAGCAAGCGTCCCAGTGAAAGACCGAGCAACACACCAAGCGAAGAGCCATCCCCGGTCCCGACGAATAGACCG
- a CDS encoding predicted protein (putative RNA-binding protein): MTVKQDVGKVEGEYNRPRRPDADTIAYLRSLPLDLHAAFDQITVFLAQPNDTEETVEYPHMLAAALSAIDEIRNEIASLAGDEVAAEAIEVLAHIAGPHSEIAIRKLLFGTTGYALHLSTHRYGSHVLQTILELAATSHSEIDLASHREAPPLDLVNEELPSLAELLLQIVEEIVPFTDDLAIHICGSHVLRSLVCILGGVKVVQQPGSFGSQGPIRRGKVKPKRKKSKSAAPYAKESSQSNLHQYLKYISNSRVSTSDERIRNSLEQLVSAISGNQVREPGDLQHLACNASASPLLIVILRVLTYSAAVGECKTKARNLEESGSERRVDHHLSILQPEPKFVAGSQAHNLAKRLLCWQDSTSEQKWAPDVIYGLSGETRGSHILETVLRLSSDEFYESILEVGGFLSKQSLQEFVEHDVSNFVIQSALATIRNEKQAEKFLEVVAPLVVNGYVIRGSNRRRGILWRLTEMAARFPGIQKATLKVIREGFVIAGEVQSKSNGLVGCVPKLLNMKKAEETGGHLTLDVAGTRTLFHLLRFEAKYCEEVLLGIADKLEQDDLELLAKDGLGSRCIWDGVLEGPVQEAHFSTALKRILKKLQGRWVGLAADRVGHHSVIKLFRRLVDMGDREKLVVELSEGMHRLTGNSMGRNVLDVCSVREYNEVGYSEWSSIVKKQLQREQWLKDMVEKDLADRAPKKKRDRKRKRLDRDATDKRAQSKGDLSVDTIMDTISIPTRIEKE; this comes from the coding sequence ATGACGGTTAAACAAGATGTTGGAAAGGTTGAAGGCGAATACAATCGACCCCGTCGACCAGACGCCGATACTATTGCATACCTACGTTCACTTCCTTTGGATCTTCACGCAGCCTTCGACCAAATTACCGTTTTTCTCGCACAGCCCAACGATACGGAAGAAACCGTAGAGTACCCCCACATGTTGGCTGCAGCATTGTCtgccattgacgaaattCGCAATGAAATTGCATCTTTGGCGGGGGATGAAGTAGCCGCCGAAGCTATCGAAGTATTGGCTCATATTGCTGGGCCACATTCGGAGATCGCGATTCGAAAGCTTCTCTTTGGAACAACGGGATATGCTCTTCACTTATCAACACACCGATATGGATCGCACGTTTTACAGACAATCTTAGAGTTGGCGGCTACGTCGCATTCTGAGATCGATTTGGCTAGTCATCGCGAGGCCCCACCGCTCGACTTGGTAAATGAGGAATTGCCGTCACTGGCCGAACTTCTTTTGCAGATCGTGGAAGAGATTGTCCCCTTTACTGATGACTTGGCTATCCACATCTGTGGCTCACATGTTTTACGGTCACTCGTATGTATTCTTGGCGGAGTCAAAGTTGTTCAACAACCTGGCTCATTCGGGAGCCAAGGACCGATACGCCGAGGAAAGGTGAagccgaaacggaagaaatcaAAATCTGCTGCGCCGTATGCCAAGGAATCTTCTCAGAGCAATTTACACCAGTATTTGAAATATATATCAAACTCTCGGGTGTCGACGTCCGATGAGAGGATACGAAATTCTCTGGAGCAATTGGTTAGCGCTATTTCTGGCAATCAAGTACGAGAGCCTGGTGATCTGCAACACCTGGCCTGTAATGCAAGTGCAAGCCCGCTCCTCATTGTGATTTTACGAGTACTGACATATTCAGCAGCAGTAGGCGAATGTAAGACGAAAGCTCGGAACCTAGAAGAATCTGGGTCGGAACGAAGAGTAGATCATCATTTGAGCATACTGCAACCGGAGCCCAAGTTCGTCGCTGGATCACAAGCCCACAATTTAGCAAAACGATTACTCTGCTGGCAAGATTCGACTAGCGAACAAAAATGGGCGCCTGATGTAATTTATGGTCTATCCGGGGAAACTCGAGGGTCACACATCCTGGAGACCGTTTTGCGATTAAGTTCGGACGAGTTCTACGAATCCATTCTGGAAGTCGGGGGCTTCCTGTCGAAGCAGAGTCTCCAAGAATTTGTAGAGCACGACGTCAGTAACTTTGTAATACAAAGCGCTCTTGCAACAATTCGAAATGAAAAGCAGGCTGAAAAGTTCCTCGAAGTCGTCGCACCTCTTGTTGTCAATGGCTACGTTATTCGAGGATCCAATCGTCGACGTGGCATTCTATGGCGGTTGACAGAGATGGCAGCTAGGTTCCCCGGAATCCAGAAGGCCACCTTAAAGGTCATTCGCGAAGGCTTCGTTATTGCTGGCGAAGTGCAATCAAAATCCAATGGATTGGTTGGCTGCGTACCCAAGCTTCTGAATATGAAAAAAGCTGAAGAAACCGGCGGACACTTGACTTTGGATGTAGCTGGCACACGGACTCTATTTCACTTACTTCGATTCGAAGCTAAATACTGCGAAGAGGTATTACTTGGTATTGCCGATAAACTTGAACAGGACGACTTGGAACTACTTGCAAAGGATGGTCTCGGAAGCAGATGTATATGGGACGGTGTTTTGGAGGGGCCGGTCCAAGAAGCACACTTCTCTACCGCTTTGAAGCGAATACTGAAGAAGTTACAAGGTCGATGGGTTGGTCTGGCGGCAGATCGTGTCGGCCACCACTCCGTGATCAAACTTTTTCGAAGGCTCGTTGACATGGGAGATAGAGAGAAGCTAGTAGTGGAGCTTTCCGAAGGAATGCATCGTTTGACGGGAAACTCCATGGGACGAAATGTTCTGGATGTCTGCTCCGTCCGGGAATACAACGAAGTCGGCTATAGCGAGTGGAGTAGCATTGTCAAAAAACAACTGCAGAGGGAACAGTGGCTTAAGGATATGGTCGAGAAAGACCTCGCTGATCGAGctccaaagaagaaacgggaTCGCAAGAGAAAGCGACTTGATAGAGACGCTACGGACAAAAGAGCCCAAAGCAAAGGCGATCTCTCGGTAGATACAATAATGGATACAATTTCTATTCCGACTCGGATAGAAAAAGAATAA
- the RPN6 gene encoding regulatory proteasome non-atpase subunit 6 (26S proteasome regulatory non ATPase subunit, homolog to plant S9 subunit), with translation MITNTEKTSTKAMQLKERAVYDLTRAYCAAQQYDDVVSFLTGQTGQTFLAQMTKAKTAKIVRQMLDIVIQAAPEALQMQESVARAIVAWTESEKRNFLRQRVEAKLATILFHRGAYVDALELCDRLLTELKKLDDKALLVETHLLESKIHFGLRNVPKAKAALTASRTAANAIYVAPALQAEIDSMSGTIHVEEGDYNTAHSYFLEAFEQLDQMNETAQATTALKYMLLCKILDALRAALHLSSDLSGLLTGKQGVKYAGREVEAMSAIATASANRNLQEFERVLQTYADELQQDLLIKHHLHILQEQLLESNLIRIIEPYSCVELSHIAAMIELPVATVERKLSQMILDGKFLGILDQGKGQLVVYEESDPDEAMEKGLQVIANMDQVVTSLFERSKALRTMMI, from the exons ATGATTACAAATACGGAGAAGACAAGTACGAAGGCAATGCAGCTAAAAGAGCGTGCCGTCTATGACCTGACTCGTGCCTATTGTGCGGCTCAACAGTACGACGATGTGGTCTCATTCTTGACGGGTCAAACTGGTCAAACTTTCTTGGCGCAAATGACCAAGGCTAAAACAGCCAAAATTGTTCGCCAAATGCTTGACATTGTCATTCAAGCGGCCCCGGAAGCCCTGCAAATGCAAGAATCCGTCGCCCGAGCGATTGTAGCCTGGACAGAATCGGAGAAACGGAATTTTTTGCGACAACGCGTGGAAGCCAAGCTCGCTACCATACTCTTTCACCGAGGTGCTTACGTTGACGCGTTAGAACTTTGCGATCGTCTATTGACAGAACTTAAAAAGCTCGACGATAAGGCCCTGCTTGTCGAAACTCACTTGCTTGAATCCAAAATACACTTTGGGCTACGCAACGTCCCCAAGGCCAAGGCTGCCTTGACAGCTTCCCGCaccgccgccaacgccaTTTACGTTGCGCCCGCGCTCCAAGCCGAAATTGATTCCATGTCGGGCACCATTCACGTAGAAGAAGGTGACTATAACACAGCGCACTCATACTTTCTCGAAGCCTTCGAACAATTGGACCAAATGAACGAAACGGCCCAAGCAACAACTGCCCTGAAGTATATGCTGTTGTGCAAAATTCTCGATGCTTTACGAGCTGCCTTGCATCTTTCTAGT GACTTATCGGGACTCTTGACGGGGAAACAAGGCGTCAAGTATGCCGGTAGAGAAGTTGAAGCCATGTCTGCCATTGCCACAGCCTCCGCCAACAGGAATCTTCAAGAATTTGAGCGAGTGCTGCAAACTTACGCAGACGAGTTGCAACAAGACTTGTTGATCAAGCACCACTTGCATATCTTACAGGAGCAACTGCTTGAATCGAATCTTATTCGTATCATCGAACCGTACAGCTGCGTGGAATTGAGTCACATTGCCGCGATGATTGAGCTACCCGTGGCGACCGTGGAACGCAAACTTTCGCAGATGATCCTAGATGGCAAGTTTCTTGGCATTCTAGATCAAGGGAAGGGACAGTTGGTCGTGTACGAGGAGTCGGATCCGGACGAAGCTATGGAGAAGGGGCTGCAAGTAATTGCCAACATGGATCAAGTGGTGACAAGTTTGTTTGAGCGAAGCAAAGCGCTTCGTACTATGATGATTTAA
- a CDS encoding predicted protein: MIEGPDDGLPVGAVVGPRLGSLDGRAEDSAVGVALENILGPALGTIVGEKLGSPDGTSVGCWVGALGAALGIALGLALGVVLGKELGSIEGAALGIVLGRALGAVLGKELGSIEGAALGIALGLALGVVLGKELGSIEGAALGIALGLALGVVLGKELGSIEGAALGIALGLALGKELGSIEGAALGIALGLALGKELGSIEGAALGIALGLALGVVLGKELGSIEGAALGIALGLALGVVLGIELGSVEGVALGIALGLALGVVLGRELGSVEGPTLGSVLGLGLGKALGSIDGAEEGSILDGWSLGCVLGTKVGTVAAGVVEGCALGSALGVDPGATVVGADGWALGCVLGTKVGTVAAGVVEGCALGSALGVDPGATVVGADGWALGCVLGTKVGTVAAGVVEGCALGSALGVDPGATVVGADGWALGCVLGTKVGTVAAGVVEGCALGSALGVDPGATVVGADGWALGCVLGTKVGTVAAGVVEGCALGSALGVDPGATVVGADGWALGCVLGTKVGTVAAGVVEGCALGSALGVDPGATVVGADGWALGCVLGTKVGTVAAGVVEGCALGSALGVDPGATVVGADGWALGCVLGTKVGTVAAGVVEGCALGSALGVDPGATVVGADGWALGCVLGTKVGTVAAGVVEGCALGSALGVDPGATVVGADGWALGCVLGTKVGTVAAGVVEGCALGSALGVDPGATVVGADGWALGCVLGTKVGTVAAGVVEGCALGSVLGVDPGATVVGADGWALGCVLGTKVGTVAAGVVEGCALGSALGVDPGATVVGADGWALGCVLGTKVGTVAAGVVEGCALGSALGVDPGATVVGADGWALGCVLGTKVGTVAAGVVEGCALGSALGVDPGATVVGADGWALGCVLGTKVGTVAAGVVEGCALGSALGVDPGATVVGADGWALGCVLGTKVGTVAAGVVEGCALGSALGVDPGATVVGADGWALGCVLGTKVGTVAAGVVEGCALGSVLGVDPGATVVGADGWALGCVLGTKVGTVAAGVVEGCALGSALGVDPGATVVGADGWALGCVLGTKVGTVAAGVVEGCALGSALGVDPGATVVGADGWALGCVLGTKVGTVAAGVVEGCALGSVLGVDPGATVVGADGWALGCVLGTKVGTVAAGVVEGCALGSALGVDPGATVVGADGWALGCVLGTKVGTVAAGVVEGCALGSALGVDPGATVVGADGWALGCVLGTKVGTVAAGVVEGCALGSALGVDPGATVVGADGWALGCVLGTKVGTVAAGVVEGCALGSVLGVDPGATVVGADGWALGCVLGTKVGTVAAGVVEGCALGSALGVDPGATVVGADGWALGCVLGTKVGTVAAGVVEGCALGSALGVDPGATVVGADGWALGCVLGTKVGTVAAGVVEGCALGSALGVDPGATVVGADGWALGCVLGTKVGTVAAGVVEGCALGSALGVDPGANDGGRLGVSLGPALGLFVGTGDGSSLGVLLGLSLGRLLGTRLGIVEGAFVGCVLGFSLGAVLGFSLGTTLGVFDGVGEGCELGLLLGNPVGTEVGSPDGADDGLSLGFRLGSTLGILDGAADGC, from the exons ATGATTGAAGGTCCTGATGATGGATTACCAGTAGGAGCTGTGGTTGGACCGCGACTCGGTTCCCTGGACGGAAGGGCCGAGGATAGTGCAGTAGGTGTTGCACTGGAGAATATACTAGGCCCGGCACTCGGTACCATAGTCGGCGAAAAGCTGGGAAGCCCCGATGGAACCAGCGTGGGGTGTTGGGTAG GTGCACTGGGTGCCGCACTTGGGATTGCGCTGGGTCTCGCACTCGGTGTTGTACTCGGTAAAGAACTAGGAAGCATCGAAGGTGCCGCACTTGGGATTGTGCTGGGTCGCGCACTCGGTGCTGTACTCGGTAAAGAACTAGGAAGCATTGAAGGTGCCGCACTTGGGATTGCGCTGGGTCTCGCACTCGGTGTTGTACTCGGTAAAGAACTAGGAAGCATCGAAGGTGCCGCACTTGGGATTGCGCTGGGTCTCGCACTCGGTGTTGTACTCGGTAAAGAACTAGGAAGCATCGAAGGTGCCGCACTTGGGATCGCGCTGGGTCTCGCACTCGGTAAAGAACTAGGAAGCATCGAAGGTGCCGCACTTGGGATCGCGCTGGGTCTCGCACTCGGTAAAGAACTAGGAAGCATCGAAGGTGCCGCACTTGGGATCGCGCTGGGTCTCGCACTCGGTGTTGTACTCGGTAAAGAACTAGGAAGCATCGAAGGTGCCGCACTTGGGATCGCGCTGGGTCTCGCACTCGGTGTTGTACTCGGTATAGAACTAGGAAGTGTCGAAGGTGTTGCACTTGGGATTGCGCTGGGTCTCGCACTCGGTGTTGTACTCGGTAGAGAGCTAGGCAGCGTCGAGGGTCCCACGCTTGGTAGTGTGCTGGGTCTAGGACTAGGAAAAGCGCTTGGAAGTATCGACGGTGCCGAAGAGGGGTCTATACTAG ACGGCTGGtcactcggttgtgtactgggaaccaaagtcgggacggtggctgccggagtggtcgagggctgtgcgctgggaagcgcactaggggtcgatcccggagctacggtcgtgggcgctgacggctgggcactcggttgtgtactgggaaccaaagtcgggacggtggctgccggagtggtcgagggctgtgcgctgggaagcgcactaggggtcgatcccggagctacggtcgtgggcgctgacggctgggcactcggttgtgtactgggaaccaaagtcgggacggtggctgccggagtggtcgagggctgtgcgctgggaagcgcactaggggtcgatcccggagctacggtcgtgggcgctgacggctgggcactcggttgtgtactgggaaccaaagtcgggacggtggctgccggagtggtcgagggctgtgcgctgggaagcgcactaggggtcgatcccggagctacggtcgtgggcgctgacggctgggcactcggttgtgtactgggaaccaaagtcgggacggtggctgccggagtggtcgagggctgtgcgctgggaagcgcactaggggtcgatcccggagctacggtcgtgggcgctgacggctgggcactcggttgtgtactgggaaccaaagtcgggacggtggctgccggagtggtcgagggctgtgcgctgggaagcgcactaggggtcgatcccggagctacggtcgtgggcgctgacggctgggcactcggttgtgtactgggaaccaaagtcgggacggtggctgccggagtggtcgagggctgtgcgctgggaagcgcactaggggtcgatcccggagctacggtcgtgggcgctgacggctgggcactcggttgtgtactgggaaccaaagtcgggacggtggctgccggagtggtcgagggctgtgcgctgggaagcgcactaggggtcgatcccggagctacggtcgtgggcgctgacggctgggcactcggttgtgtactgggaaccaaagtcgggacggtggctgccggagtggtcgagggctgtgcgctgggaagcgcactaggggtcgatcccggagctacggtcgtgggcgctgacggctgggcactcggttgtgtactgggaaccaaagtcgggacggtggctgccggagtggtcgagggctgtgcgctgggaagcgcactaggggtcgatcccggagctacggtcgtgggcgctgacggctgggcactcggttgtgtactgggaaccaaagtcgggacggtggctgccggagtggtcgagggctgtgcgctgggaagcgtactaggggtcgatcccggagctacggtcgtgggcgctgacggctgggcactcggttgtgtactgggaaccaaagtcgggacggtggctgccggagtggtcgagggctgtgcgctgggaagcgcactaggggtcgatcccggagctacggtcgtgggcgctgacggctgggcactcggttgtgtactgggaaccaaagtcgggacggtggctgccggagtggtcgagggctgtgcgctgggaagcgcactaggggtcgatcccggagctacggtcgtgggcgctgacggctgggcactcggttgtgtactgggaaccaaagtcgggacggtggctgccggagtggtcgagggctgtgcgctgggaagcgcactaggggtcgatcccggagctacggtcgtgggcgctgacggctgggcactcggttgtgtactgggaaccaaagtcgggacggtggctgccggagtggttgagggctgtgcgctgggaagcgcactaggggtcgatcccggagctacggtcgtgggcgctgacggctgggcactcggttgtgtactgggaaccaaagtcgggacggtggctgccggagtggtcgagggctgtgcgctgggaagcgcactaggggtcgatcccggagctacggtcgtgggcgctgacggctgggcactcggttgtgtactgggaaccaaagtcgggacggtggctgccggagtggtcgagggctgtgcgctgggaagcgtactaggggtcgatcccggagctacggtcgtgggcgctgacggctgggcactcggttgtgtactgggaaccaaagtcgggacggtggctgccggagtggttgagggctgtgcgctgggaagcgcactaggggtcgatcccggagctacggtcgtgggcgctgacggctgggcactcggttgtgtactgggaaccaaagtcgggacggtggctgccggagtggtcgagggctgtgcgctgggaagcgcactaggggtcgatcccggagctacggtcgtgggcgctgacggctgggcactcggttgtgtactgggaaccaaagtcgggacggtggctgccggagtggtcgagggctgtgcgctgggaagcgtactaggggtcgatcccggagctacggtcgtgggcgctgacggctgggcactcggttgtgtactgggaaccaaagtcgggacggtggctgccggagtggtcgagggctgtgcgctgggaagcgcactaggggtcgatcccggagctacggtcgtgggcgctgacggctgggcactcggttgtgtactgggaaccaaagtcgggacggtggctgccggagtggttgagggctgtgcgctgggaagcgcactaggggtcgatcccggagctacggtcgtgggcgctgacggctgggcactcggttgtgtactgggaaccaaagtcgggacggtggctgccggagtggtcgagggctgtgcgctgggaagcgcactaggggtcgatcccggagctacggtcgtgggcgctgacggctgggcactcggttgtgtactgggaaccaaagtcgggacggtggctgccggagtggtcgagggctgtgcgctgggaagcgtactaggggtcgatcccggagctacggtcgtgggcgctgacggctgggcactcggttgtgtactgggaaccaaagtcgggacggtggctgccggagtggtcgagggctgtgcgctgggaagcgcactaggggtcgatcccggagctacggtcgtgggcgctgacggctgggcactcggttgtgtactgggaaccaaagtcgggacggtggctgccggagtggtcgagggctgtgcgctgggaagcgcactaggggtcgatcccggagctacggtcgtgggcgctgacggctgggcactcggttgtgtactgggaaccaaagtcgggacggtggctgccggagtggtcgagggctgtgcgctgggaagcgcactaggggtcgatcccggagctacggtcgtgggcgctgacggctgggcactcggttgtgtactgggaaccaaagtcgggacggtggctgccggagtggtcgagggctgtgcgctgggaagcgcactaggggtcgatcccggagcaaaCGATGGAGGAAGACTTGGTGTGTCACTGGGTCCTGCACTCGGTCTATTCGTCGGGACCGGGGATGGCTCTTCCCTTGGTGTGTTGCTCGGTCTTTCACTGGGACGCTTGCTTGGTACTAGACTTGGGATAGTAGAGGGAGCTTTTGTTGGCTGTGTACTAGGTTTCTCGCTAGGAGCTGTACTAGGCTTCTCGCTCGGGACGACGCTGGGTGTATTCGATGGAGTGGGCGAGGGCTGCGAACTAGGTCTTTTACTGGGGAACCCAGTAGGTACCGAGGTCGGATCACCGGACGGTGCAGACGATGGCCTGTCGCTTGGATTTCGGCTTGGGAGTACACTCGGTATACTCGATGGAGCAGCGGATGGTTGCTGA